GCGACACGCCCGCAATCAATCGACCGGCGGGGCGCATCCCTGATTTCGCCCCCGCCCGTCTTCTTTCGCTGGATCGTCGCAGCCTGCGACGTATGGACCGCTTCGTCCAACTGGCCATGATGGCGGCGGAAACGGCGTTCCATGATGCAGACCCCGTGCTGCAGCATCACCCGCCGCAACGCTGCGGTGTAATCATCGGCAGCTGCTTTGGTGGTGTGTCCACAATCGAAACTCAACACGAGCGGCAACGTGCGCGCGGGCCGGAACGAGTTTCCGCGTTTCTTATCCCATCGCTCATGATTAACGCGGCCAGTGGCAACGTGGCCGTGCATTGGGGTCTGAAGGGAATCAGCTTCGGACTAAGCGCGACTTGCGCGTCAGGCATCCAGGCGATCGGTACGGCCTATCGAATGATTCGATCCGGGCAAGCCGACATGATGCTTTGCGGCGCCGCCGAAGCGCCGCTTTGCGATTTGGTCTTCGCGGGTCTTGAGGCCATGGATTCACCTTCGCGTCACGAGACTTTACGCCACCAGCGATGCGTTCCCGCCGAAGGTGCGGGGCTGCTAATACTGGAAGACTTCGACTCTGCCGCACGTCGAGGTGCCAACGTGATCGCGGAAGTCGTGGGCTACGGCCAGTCCTTTGGTAGCGTAACAACGACGACAGATCCGAACGGTGAAGTGCCCGGCCTGGCTCAGTCACTGCAGGCCGCTTTGACGGACGCGAATTGCGAACCGTCCCGTGTCGGCCAGATCGTGGCAGATGCGTGGCGTCCAGATCTTCACGAAGCTGACGCCGAAACAGACATCAGACACGTGCTGGGCAAGTCTGCAGGACTGCAGACTTGGAACCACCAACGGCAACTTGGCCATGCGTTCGGAGCCAGCGGGGCAATCAACGCCGCCTTGACCGTGTACGCAATGCAACAGGAATGGCTGGCACCGAAAAGCAATGTGCTGGTTTGCAGTTCGGGTTTCGGCGGCCAGAACGCCGTCATCTGCCTGTTGCAGTAAACCGTCGATGCCGAACTCCAGCTAGTCCCCATGAATGCCTGATGCAGTTTTCGCCACCAATATCGCCCGACAGGCCAGCACCCCATACGGCATGGCCAGCCAAGTATCCCCTAGGTCATGCTTGTCAAGTACCAACTGGTAAGTTCCCGACTAATTCGGATTGGCATGAAGAAATCCCTCCCCGGACATCACTAAATCTGACGAAGTCCATATGCTGACTTGTGATTCCATACGATCATTCTTTCCCGAATTGGGCCATCTACGGGATTCAACTTATGTCAGATCATAATCGCGCCGGACCCGATCCGGACTTTGTTGAACAGCTTCGAGCTGACGGAAGTCCCGCCATCCAAACATTCCTTACTCCCGCAGGGCACCCAGAGGTTATTAACCAGACGATGCGACGCTTTATCGCCGATGGCTCATTGGCCAGCTGGGAAAAATTGTTTGACGCGAACGACTTCACACGGTGGCAGGAACTCATCACGTCTGCGCGGTCTGCTCAGATTCCGGTTTCCGGAGCATTTCGATTGCGCCGCTTCGATCAGGCCCTTCGGACGTTTGTGCTGCGAGCCGAGCCACGGTACAGCTCGCAGGGTGAATTTGTCGGCCATATTGTTTCCGGAATGGACATCACGGGGCTGGATGCCGCGTCGCAGCCCGCCGAAACTCAGGCTCCGGAGTTTCTCCTAGAAAGCGGCAGCACGGCTACGATGGCCAAAGGCTGGCATCAGCAACTTGTGAGTGTCTCGACAGTAATTTCCGGCTGCATCGATACCTTGCCGGATCTACTGCCGGAAGACCCCAACCCCAATTTGCAGCAAATTCTTGCGAGTCTGTACCAGGCCAATTCGCGACTACGAAAAACGGTTGCAGAATTGGCATTTGTGGCGAGATCCGTCGACCACGCGTAGCGGCGAAGGTCGTGTTGCTGGCGAATCGATCGCTTGTTCCGGGGTGCCGCTGAAGCTACAACGATGGCTTCCCAACGCCTCACGGAACAACGACCATGCTGCACAAAATCGTCTTCGCTGCCTGCATTTTTATAACCGCAACAGCAACCGGAATAGCTGACCAGGCGGACTCACGCCCACCCAACTTCATCCTGATCTTTTGCGACAACCTCGGCTACGGCGACATCGAACCGTTCGGTTCGACCGTGCATCGGACGCCACACCTGAATCGCATGGCAAAGGAAGGTCGCCGGTTTACCCACTTTTGCGTTACCGCTGGCGTGTGCACGCCGTCGCGAGCGTCCATTATGACGGGCTGTTATTCTCAGCGAGTCGGCATGCATCAAAACCCACGCGACGGGCACGTGTTGCGACCGGTTTCGCCTTACGGACTCAATCCTGACGAAATCACGATTGCCGAAGTTCTGAAACAACGCGGCTACAAGACAGGCATCTTCGGCAAATGGCACCTCGGTGATCAGCCGGAATTCCTGCCAACTCGCCAGGGCTTCGACCGTTTCTTCGGCATCCCCTACAGTGACGACATGACTCGCGAGGTCGGCCAGAGAATCGGCGAACGCCTGTCGGGCAATGACTGGCCCGAATTGCCGTTAATGGAAGGCGAAAAAGTCATTGAAGCACCCGTCGATCGCGACTATTTAACAAAACGCTGCACCGAAGAAGTGCTGACGTTTATCGAGAAGCACAACGACGAGCCGTTTTTCATCTACTTTCCTCAATGCATGCCGGGCAGCACAAGCGCACCGTTTGCCAGTCCGGAATTCAAAGGCAAGAGCAAAAACGGACCGTGGGGCGATTCGATTGAAGAGATCGACTGGTCGACGGGGCAGATTCTGGACAAACTTGTCGAACTGGACATCGACGAAAACACACTGGTTATCTGGCTTTCCGATAACGGAGCCCCGTTGGCGAAGGACATGTCCAATCCACGGCGAGGTTCAAACCGCCCACTGTTTGGACGCGGTTACACAACATCCGAAGGCGCATTCCGCTCGCCCACCCTGGCGTGGTGGCCGAAACATGTGAGTCCAGACACGACGTGTACCAAGCTGGCGACGACGATGGATTTTCTACCCACGTTTGCGAGTCTTGCCGGCGAGCCGATCGACCACAAGGTGGACGGGCATGACATCCGCACTCTGCTTGTCGGTGACGCGAATGCGGAAAGCCCTTACGCGGCATTCTATTATTATTATCTGGACCAGCTTCAGGCGGTCCGCAGCGGCCCCTGGAAATTGTTTCTGCCGGTCGACGACTTCGTGCGGCATCCGCACTTCAAGCGAGGCGAGCCCACGCATCCGCTACTGTTTAATCTGGAAGACGACATTGGCAGCGAGCGCAATGTTGCATCGCAACATCCGGACATCGTCGAGAGGCTAACTGGGCTGGCCGAAGCTGCGCGGACAGATCTGGGAGACGTTGGCGTTACAGGGTCTGGCCAGCGGCCGCCCGGTCATCGCACCGGCCAGCCACCAGAGGCTCAAGTGGCGCGTTGAAAAGAATCAGCGTTCAACACGCAGGATCGCGGCAGCGTCGCGAATGGACGAGTCGCGCCAAAGTGCGCGTTCTACAATCGCGCTGGGAGTTCGGCCGGTTTGTTGAAAGCCTTTCAAAATCGTGACCATCGCTTTCGAAAGTCGAAGCTGCACCCGAACTTTCGCCGACGCACGCGATGTTGACACTTTCGCCGCTGACTGTGTAGCGGGGCGGAGCATAGAAGTCACTTGCGAGGAATGCGCTAACCCGGACCGATCGTTGGCACGCTGTCGTTGCGTATTGGTGTTTGAACGTGCACTGGACCTGCGCCGTTGCGACTTCGCCGCAGCATGTCTGTCGGAATCGCCCGTGACACGGATTGCCGCAAGACACGCCCGCGCATCTTCCAGTAGTTGATCTTCCAGCGTATCGGCAGTCACGCAAAACCGCCCGGACTGCTCGGCAGCCGACGGAACCGCCTCTGAAGTGGCCGTTGTCGACGCAAACTCGCGGAGTTGCTCTGCGGGGTGCATGCGAATCACGCGGCCGTCGCGAGTTCGGCGAACGTTCTGACAGTGCTGGCGGATGCCAGGCAATTGCGGTTCGCGAGAGTGCCGCCTTTTAGCGGGCGACGTTGAGGCAGATTGTTTCGGCATGATCACATCTGAACTTTCCGGCGGCGATCCTGTTGCGAAGAGACCAACTACAGCGTCACCCATTCAGGTGCTCGCTCAGAATCCGTTCCGGAAGGTGCGACGCTGAGGGGTTCGAAAAAATTCGAGTTCAGACGTCTGTGAGGAATCGGAATTCAAAGTCCAACACCCACCTCTGAATACTTTCGGCAGGTTCTGCCGGTCACTTGAGGAAAAACGCCCAGTGCCAAACCACGGACGTCTAACTGGACAGTGCCATGTTGGTGCGAATGGTAACCCGAAGTGTAAGCGAGGGATCGAGTTGCGACGAATCCCTCGCTTACGCATCGGGTTACCCAAAACACGGCCCAACGACCAAAGGTGGCGCTGTCCAGCTAAGGCT
This DNA window, taken from Fuerstiella marisgermanici, encodes the following:
- a CDS encoding sulfatase family protein, whose translation is MLHKIVFAACIFITATATGIADQADSRPPNFILIFCDNLGYGDIEPFGSTVHRTPHLNRMAKEGRRFTHFCVTAGVCTPSRASIMTGCYSQRVGMHQNPRDGHVLRPVSPYGLNPDEITIAEVLKQRGYKTGIFGKWHLGDQPEFLPTRQGFDRFFGIPYSDDMTREVGQRIGERLSGNDWPELPLMEGEKVIEAPVDRDYLTKRCTEEVLTFIEKHNDEPFFIYFPQCMPGSTSAPFASPEFKGKSKNGPWGDSIEEIDWSTGQILDKLVELDIDENTLVIWLSDNGAPLAKDMSNPRRGSNRPLFGRGYTTSEGAFRSPTLAWWPKHVSPDTTCTKLATTMDFLPTFASLAGEPIDHKVDGHDIRTLLVGDANAESPYAAFYYYYLDQLQAVRSGPWKLFLPVDDFVRHPHFKRGEPTHPLLFNLEDDIGSERNVASQHPDIVERLTGLAEAARTDLGDVGVTGSGQRPPGHRTGQPPEAQVAR
- a CDS encoding beta-ketoacyl-[acyl-carrier-protein] synthase family protein, translating into MSDRKVVVTGTSVTTALGSHVPDVWDRLRNGDSGLSSARSPHDSKSIGDTPAINRPAGRIPDFAPARLLSLDRRSLRRMDRFVQLAMMAAETAFHDADPVLQHHPPQRCGVIIGSCFGGVSTIETQHERQRARGPERVSAFLIPSLMINAASGNVAVHWGLKGISFGLSATCASGIQAIGTAYRMIRSGQADMMLCGAAEAPLCDLVFAGLEAMDSPSRHETLRHQRCVPAEGAGLLILEDFDSAARRGANVIAEVVGYGQSFGSVTTTTDPNGEVPGLAQSLQAALTDANCEPSRVGQIVADAWRPDLHEADAETDIRHVLGKSAGLQTWNHQRQLGHAFGASGAINAALTVYAMQQEWLAPKSNVLVCSSGFGGQNAVICLLQ